A genomic stretch from Georgenia muralis includes:
- a CDS encoding ribose-phosphate diphosphokinase encodes MTGIITQGEKRLVLVSGRAHPQLAADVAQELGIDLLPTSAYDFANGEIYVRFNESVRGSDVFVLQSHTSPINQWLMEQLLMVDALKRGSAKRITVVAPFYPYARQDKKHRGREPISARLVADLFKTAGADRLLSIDMHAAQSQGFFDGPVDHLWAMPILTDYVRTRIDTANAAMVSPDAGRIRVAEQWAARLGGVPLAFVHKTRDISRPNQSVANRVVGDVKGRTAVLVDDMIDTGGTIAEAVKVVLAAGASDVIVAATHGVLSDPAAQRLSESGAREVVVTDTLPISADKHFPQLTVLPIAPLLARAIREVFDDGSVTSLFEGNA; translated from the coding sequence ATGACGGGCATCATCACCCAGGGTGAGAAGCGGCTGGTCCTGGTGAGCGGCCGCGCCCACCCTCAGCTCGCGGCGGACGTCGCGCAGGAGCTGGGCATCGACCTGCTGCCGACCTCGGCGTACGACTTCGCCAACGGCGAGATCTACGTGCGCTTCAACGAGTCGGTGCGTGGCTCGGACGTGTTCGTCCTGCAGTCGCACACCTCGCCGATCAACCAGTGGCTCATGGAGCAGCTGCTCATGGTCGACGCCCTCAAGCGCGGCTCGGCCAAGCGGATCACGGTGGTGGCGCCCTTCTACCCCTACGCGCGGCAGGACAAGAAGCACCGCGGGCGTGAGCCGATCTCCGCGCGTCTCGTGGCCGACCTGTTCAAGACCGCGGGGGCGGACCGGCTGCTGAGCATCGACATGCACGCCGCGCAGTCCCAGGGGTTCTTCGACGGTCCGGTGGACCACCTGTGGGCCATGCCGATCCTCACCGACTACGTCCGGACCCGGATCGACACCGCCAACGCGGCGATGGTCTCCCCGGACGCCGGCCGTATCCGCGTGGCCGAGCAGTGGGCGGCACGCCTGGGCGGGGTGCCGCTGGCGTTCGTGCACAAGACCCGCGACATCAGCCGGCCGAACCAGTCGGTGGCCAACCGGGTGGTCGGCGACGTCAAGGGCCGCACCGCCGTGCTCGTGGACGACATGATCGACACCGGTGGCACGATCGCCGAGGCGGTCAAGGTGGTCCTCGCGGCGGGCGCCTCCGACGTCATCGTCGCCGCGACGCACGGGGTGCTCTCCGACCCCGCGGCGCAGCGGCTCTCCGAGTCCGGCGCGCGCGAGGTGGTCGTCACCGACACCCTCCCGATCAGCGCGGACAAGCACTTCCCCCAGCTGACGGTGCTACCGATCGCCCCGCTGCTCGCCCGCGCGATCCGCGAGGTGTTCGACGACGGGTCCGTCACCTCGCTGTTCGAGGGCAACGCCTGA
- the glmU gene encoding bifunctional UDP-N-acetylglucosamine diphosphorylase/glucosamine-1-phosphate N-acetyltransferase GlmU, which translates to MSPTQPAAVIVLAAGEGTRMKSRTPKVLHRIGGRSLLGHALTAARGLAPARLAVVVRHGRDAVAAHAREVDPGVMIVDQDAVPGTGRAVQVALGALDAVTLGAAVAGHEGPGVPDHSAEPPVLSGAVVVMAGDTPLLDADTLGELLRAHTEDVNAVTVLTTTVEDPYGYGRILREAGTGAVVGVVEERDATDAQREIREINTSTYVFDAAVLREALGGVGRANDQGEVYLTDVVALAHGKGLRVQAISVEDSWLVEGVNDRAQLAALGVELNRRTVEEWMRAGVTVVDPATTWVDVDVELARDVTLLPGTQLHGSTSVGEGSTLGPETTLTDVTVGAGATVCRTHGSSAVLEDGVDVGPFAYLRPGTHLASGGKIGTFVEVKNARIGAGAKVPHLTYVGDADIGEGTNIGASSVFVNYDGVEKHRTRIGAHARTGSDNMFVAPVTVGDGAYTGAGTTVREDVPPGALSVTGASQRIIEGWVFRRRPGTAAARAAARALGMSEADADAGVAPGGLSPQARAERARRAQGSSTTPRDHTVPGTSAEGDSVR; encoded by the coding sequence GTGAGCCCGACCCAACCTGCTGCCGTCATCGTCCTCGCCGCAGGTGAGGGCACCCGCATGAAGTCGCGCACCCCCAAGGTGCTGCACCGGATCGGGGGCCGCAGCCTCCTGGGGCACGCCCTCACGGCCGCGCGTGGTCTGGCGCCGGCGCGTCTGGCCGTGGTCGTGCGGCACGGCCGCGACGCCGTCGCCGCCCACGCCCGTGAGGTCGACCCCGGCGTCATGATCGTCGACCAGGACGCCGTGCCGGGTACCGGACGGGCCGTCCAGGTGGCGCTCGGGGCGCTCGACGCCGTCACGCTCGGCGCCGCGGTCGCGGGGCACGAGGGCCCGGGCGTCCCCGACCACTCCGCGGAGCCGCCGGTGCTGTCGGGCGCCGTCGTCGTCATGGCGGGGGACACGCCCCTGCTCGACGCGGACACCCTCGGTGAGCTCCTGCGCGCCCACACCGAGGACGTCAACGCCGTCACGGTGCTCACGACGACGGTCGAGGACCCGTACGGCTACGGGCGGATCCTGCGCGAGGCGGGCACGGGCGCCGTCGTCGGCGTGGTCGAGGAGCGCGACGCCACGGACGCCCAGCGGGAGATCCGCGAGATCAACACCTCCACCTACGTCTTCGACGCCGCCGTGCTGCGCGAGGCGCTCGGCGGCGTCGGCCGCGCCAACGACCAGGGCGAGGTCTACCTCACCGACGTCGTGGCGCTCGCCCACGGCAAGGGGCTGCGGGTCCAGGCCATCTCGGTGGAGGACTCCTGGCTGGTCGAGGGCGTCAACGACCGCGCCCAGCTCGCGGCGCTCGGCGTCGAGCTCAACAGGCGCACGGTGGAGGAGTGGATGCGGGCGGGCGTGACGGTGGTGGACCCCGCGACGACCTGGGTCGACGTCGACGTCGAGCTCGCCCGTGACGTGACCCTCCTGCCCGGTACCCAGCTGCACGGGTCGACGAGCGTGGGCGAGGGCTCGACGCTCGGGCCCGAGACGACGCTCACCGACGTCACCGTCGGCGCCGGGGCGACCGTCTGCCGCACGCACGGCTCGTCGGCGGTCCTCGAGGACGGCGTCGACGTCGGGCCGTTCGCCTACCTGCGGCCGGGGACCCACCTGGCCAGCGGGGGCAAGATCGGCACCTTCGTCGAGGTGAAGAACGCCCGGATCGGCGCCGGCGCCAAGGTGCCGCACCTGACCTACGTCGGTGACGCCGACATCGGCGAGGGCACGAACATCGGCGCGTCCTCCGTGTTCGTCAACTACGACGGCGTGGAGAAGCACCGCACCCGGATCGGCGCGCACGCCCGCACCGGCTCGGACAACATGTTCGTCGCGCCCGTGACCGTCGGCGACGGCGCCTACACGGGCGCGGGCACGACGGTGCGCGAGGACGTGCCGCCGGGCGCGCTCTCCGTCACGGGCGCCTCCCAGCGCATCATCGAGGGCTGGGTCTTCCGGCGTCGGCCGGGCACGGCCGCAGCGCGCGCCGCGGCCCGGGCGCTCGGGATGTCCGAGGCCGACGCGGACGCCGGTGTGGCCCCGGGCGGGCTCTCCCCCCAGGCCCGGGCCGAGCGCGCGCGCCGCGCCCAGGGCAGCTCCACGACCCCGCGGGACCACACGGTCCCGGGTACCTCGGCAGAAGGAGACAGCGTCCGATGA